From the Methylomonas sp. MK1 genome, one window contains:
- a CDS encoding alpha/beta hydrolase, protein MNRSRRLIFCCSLLLFVACSSRPPLPSQEDQQEKLSEVLGNGGYKTARNFAVDATHDIWIYQQTELEVELVGPSTPGSYPLIIYLPSLGEDAKAGRLWRETWAKAGYLVFSMQPVSVSQALKALEAERRFDDPEEMPDDENAELADENMELRPEPAGGGWFGDKPRRQSRTARESELRYVGHQYFGVENLKTRLAQLFWAYAQLQTRAGLRQPLYASADFSKVILAGYDLGAQTVTAALGENFGSGLPRADQLKPVAAMVLSPSVDLAEGNVRSRFQALRLPMLTITGSEDNDPYAISSAAVRTAVWEQAPAGGKYLLLLRGAGHRLLAGNELGGRFGLSGVRRGEFGMGGMDSGGGPGGHGGGGRRGSGGSSPNLALFGKPERQDPNLGYKQVAAIASVSSAFLDMVIKKDEFAQAWLNEKAGKWLERSGTLQTR, encoded by the coding sequence ATGAATAGGTCACGCCGTTTGATTTTTTGTTGCTCGCTTCTGCTGTTTGTCGCCTGTTCCTCCAGACCGCCGCTGCCCAGCCAGGAAGATCAGCAGGAAAAGTTGAGCGAGGTATTGGGCAATGGCGGCTACAAAACCGCACGGAATTTTGCGGTTGATGCTACGCACGATATCTGGATTTATCAGCAAACGGAACTGGAAGTGGAACTGGTCGGGCCGAGTACGCCAGGAAGCTACCCGTTGATTATTTATCTGCCCAGCTTGGGCGAAGATGCGAAAGCCGGGCGTTTGTGGCGGGAAACCTGGGCCAAGGCCGGCTATCTGGTGTTTAGCATGCAGCCAGTGTCGGTTAGCCAAGCCTTGAAGGCCCTGGAGGCGGAACGGCGTTTCGATGACCCGGAGGAGATGCCGGACGACGAAAATGCGGAGCTGGCTGATGAAAACATGGAGTTGCGACCGGAGCCGGCTGGCGGCGGTTGGTTTGGTGACAAGCCGCGTCGGCAATCGCGAACGGCTCGGGAAAGCGAATTGCGTTACGTCGGCCATCAATACTTTGGTGTGGAGAATTTGAAGACTCGCTTGGCGCAACTATTTTGGGCCTATGCGCAGCTGCAAACTCGCGCCGGCTTACGGCAACCCTTGTATGCGTCCGCCGACTTCAGCAAGGTGATACTGGCTGGCTACGATCTGGGGGCGCAAACCGTGACGGCGGCTTTGGGCGAAAATTTCGGCAGCGGTTTGCCGCGCGCGGACCAACTCAAGCCGGTTGCGGCGATGGTGTTAAGCCCCTCGGTCGATTTGGCGGAAGGCAATGTGCGTAGCCGGTTTCAAGCTTTGCGTCTGCCGATGCTGACGATTACCGGCAGCGAAGATAACGATCCTTACGCGATCAGTTCCGCCGCCGTGCGCACGGCGGTTTGGGAACAGGCTCCAGCCGGCGGCAAATATCTGCTGTTATTGCGCGGCGCCGGGCATCGCTTGCTGGCGGGCAATGAGCTGGGCGGACGGTTTGGCTTGAGCGGGGTGAGGCGCGGGGAATTCGGTATGGGTGGTATGGATTCGGGTGGCGGTCCCGGTGGGCATGGCGGTGGTGGGCGGCGCGGCTCCGGTGGGAGCAGCCCCAATTTGGCATTGTTCGGTAAGCCGGAACGCCAGGACCCCAACCTAGGCTATAAACAGGTCGCGGCTATCGCTAGTGTGTCCAGTGCTTTTCTGGATATGGTGATCAAAAAAGACGAGTTTGCTCAGGCTTGGCTAAATGAAAAAGCCGGTAAATGGCTGGAGAGGTCGGGTACTTTACAAACGCGATAG
- a CDS encoding PQQ-dependent sugar dehydrogenase: protein MNRIISLQLPGNIAHQSISRQRNTLPFKTLATAISIAAALAGPVNADSIPATVLDPNLQVGVAVSGLSQPIGVVFLAANDMLVLEKASGQIKRVINGTVQATPVLDLAVNSNSERGLLSMVLHPQFPAVPEVFIRWTESTTGADSTAVLDVPLSGNRIDRFRWDPTGGGRLVFDQNILKLRALQTDNIQVAGQPPSANANPQGNHNGGVIKFGPDDHLYVYTGDLGRRGWMQNLANGPFLKAPLVDDTYSGPEPDDEHLSGVILRINTNGNAPVDNPFFAAGAGIGGEVGANIQKIYSYGHRNGFGMAFDPVKGNLWETENADDAFSELNRVIPGMNGGWIQFAGPASRIAQFKAIETTQFNNAMQQVRYPPTRIAYTSALGKARLFSLPGSTYVDPELSWKYEIGPAGTAFVDGDTLGAEYNGTLWMGSSRGFAQVGANGGSLYRIKLTADRLHVDVSADPRLADKVADNLFRAQKFDGTESETLKIGSGFGTTTDIEQGPDGNLYVVSITDGSIYRISRKP from the coding sequence CAACGGCCATCAGTATTGCCGCAGCTCTAGCCGGCCCAGTCAACGCCGACTCGATTCCGGCCACCGTTCTGGACCCTAATTTACAGGTCGGTGTGGCGGTCAGCGGACTCAGTCAGCCGATTGGCGTGGTGTTCTTGGCGGCCAACGATATGCTGGTGCTGGAAAAAGCCTCCGGGCAAATCAAGCGAGTGATCAATGGAACCGTGCAAGCGACACCGGTATTGGACTTAGCGGTCAATTCAAATTCCGAACGCGGCCTGTTAAGCATGGTTTTGCATCCGCAATTTCCCGCAGTACCTGAAGTCTTTATCCGCTGGACCGAAAGCACCACTGGGGCTGATTCCACGGCGGTTTTGGACGTACCGCTTTCGGGAAACCGCATCGACCGCTTTCGCTGGGACCCTACAGGCGGCGGACGCTTGGTATTCGACCAAAACATATTGAAGCTGCGCGCGCTGCAAACTGACAACATCCAGGTCGCCGGACAACCGCCCAGCGCCAACGCCAATCCGCAAGGCAATCATAACGGCGGGGTAATCAAATTCGGCCCGGACGACCATCTGTATGTCTACACGGGGGACCTGGGACGCCGGGGCTGGATGCAGAACCTTGCTAACGGCCCATTCCTGAAAGCACCGTTAGTAGACGATACCTATAGCGGTCCGGAGCCGGACGACGAGCACTTATCCGGCGTGATTTTACGCATCAATACCAATGGCAATGCGCCGGTAGATAATCCGTTTTTCGCGGCCGGCGCGGGGATCGGCGGCGAAGTTGGCGCCAATATCCAGAAGATTTATTCCTACGGTCACCGCAACGGATTTGGCATGGCGTTTGATCCTGTTAAAGGTAATTTATGGGAAACCGAAAATGCCGACGACGCCTTCAGCGAATTGAATCGCGTGATTCCCGGCATGAATGGCGGCTGGATCCAGTTTGCCGGTCCCGCCAGCCGGATCGCGCAATTCAAGGCAATAGAAACTACCCAATTCAATAACGCCATGCAGCAGGTGCGTTACCCACCAACCCGCATTGCCTATACCTCGGCGCTCGGCAAAGCGCGGCTGTTCTCGCTGCCAGGCTCAACCTATGTCGACCCCGAACTGAGCTGGAAATACGAGATTGGCCCGGCCGGCACGGCTTTTGTCGATGGCGATACGCTCGGGGCTGAGTACAACGGCACGCTATGGATGGGTTCTTCCAGAGGCTTCGCGCAAGTGGGTGCGAATGGCGGCAGCTTGTACCGTATCAAGCTCACGGCCGATAGATTGCATGTCGATGTCAGCGCCGACCCGCGCTTGGCGGATAAAGTCGCCGACAATCTGTTTCGTGCGCAAAAATTCGACGGCACAGAAAGCGAAACCTTAAAAATCGGCAGCGGCTTCGGCACCACCACCGATATAGAGCAAGGCCCGGACGGCAATTTGTACGTTGTATCCATAACCGACGGCAGTATTTACCGCATCAGCCGTAAGCCTTAA
- a CDS encoding PAS domain S-box protein translates to MNEILKFLTDNNFMPHGYCLSWSPGLLWTFVISDGLIFLSYFLLPVALGYFARHRQDFPYVRVLWLFVVFILACGTTHLMDVVVIWEPLYGLDAFAKVVTAIVSVVTVAVLIPLIPKALQLPSPAQLREANQRLQLEVAERERVEQALKAANVLLEQGLVAERTQLAALVNSSDDAIIGKNLEGIVTSWNAAAERIFGYSAAEIVGQPITLLFPAELLATEAELLQRIVNGERISNYETQRLRKDGSRIDVAATVSAIKDSDGKVIGASKIVRDITERKRIKAALRESEANFRRLFDVAPVPMALVAADGSMLALNQSIARSFGYTLSDIPTVEDWWRKAYPDPVYRQSVFDSWQNLQRRAAEQQAPIESLEYQVTCKNGEVRTAIISGITMGDNLLASLVDITERKRAEETLRKLSLVVEQSPESIVITDLDARIEYVNEAVIQTTGYSRAELLGQKASLLKSGKTKPEYFVELWDNLTNGRSWQGEFINKRKDGREFVESAIVAPIRQQDGRISHYMAIKDDITEKKQMLQELENYREHLEELVVERTEQLADAMQAAEVANVSKSAFLANMSHEIRTPMNAIIGLTHLLQNTTLDAKQREQLAKISVAAQHLLGIINDILDFSKIEAGKLVLDIGDFDLDQVFKNLNDLICDRAAEKGLEVINRIDPALPAVLRGDALRLGQILLNFASNAVKFTDAGHIVFRAKLIAKNPAGIVARFEISDTGIGMNAEQCSRLFQAFEQADSTTSRRFGGTGLGLAISKRLIEMMGGTVGVASELGRGSTFWLELPFEYAVGSSQQLPKPDIRKGLKVLVVDDVAEAREAIAHMLTRFEARVSVADSGLAAVQNVVDAQQTDSPFDLVLMDWMMPGMDGIQTAHRMGELFGESLPKIVLVTAYSYDGSAEELRSAGIVGHLAKPVTLSALHDTIAGVLSGWRQKTSADTRRPDLSSLKGRRVLLAEDNLINQEVALELLQEAGLVVDLAENGRIACDMAAKQLYDLILLDVQMPEMDGIAASLVIRRMPGREKTPILAMTANAFDEDRRACLSAGMNDHIPKPVNPEVLYDVMLRWMPPLPPAQSAQVHKTSDEQNDGNAALHERLANIPGLDLQAGLHNLQNKLPFYLRQLRHFAQRHAAEADNIRQLLAVGDWESAQRAAHSLKSSAATLGITHIRQTAEGIEMALKQQAAAAADSLQRPLKQLTEQLALFIKQILDVLPAERALQEISPSTYSEEALRAVVEGLRILLEEGNIQSQIYVQNHREQLRQAFGHEGVASLMRHVEVFAFDQALDVLQRDPHL, encoded by the coding sequence ATGAATGAAATCCTAAAGTTTCTGACCGACAATAATTTTATGCCGCATGGCTATTGCCTGAGTTGGTCGCCGGGTTTGTTGTGGACCTTCGTGATTAGCGATGGCTTGATATTTTTGTCCTACTTTTTGCTGCCGGTTGCCTTGGGTTATTTCGCGCGGCATAGGCAGGATTTTCCGTATGTCCGGGTGTTATGGTTGTTTGTGGTGTTCATTCTGGCCTGCGGTACGACTCATCTGATGGATGTCGTGGTGATTTGGGAACCACTTTACGGACTAGATGCTTTTGCCAAAGTGGTGACGGCGATAGTCTCGGTGGTGACGGTGGCGGTGCTGATACCGCTGATTCCCAAAGCGCTGCAATTGCCCAGTCCTGCGCAGTTACGCGAGGCCAACCAACGTTTGCAACTGGAAGTTGCCGAACGTGAACGGGTCGAACAGGCTTTGAAAGCGGCGAACGTGTTACTTGAGCAGGGTTTGGTGGCAGAACGCACTCAGTTGGCGGCACTAGTAAATTCTTCCGACGATGCGATTATCGGCAAAAATCTGGAGGGTATCGTCACCAGTTGGAATGCTGCGGCCGAACGTATCTTCGGTTACAGTGCCGCTGAGATTGTCGGCCAGCCGATTACGCTGCTGTTTCCAGCCGAACTACTGGCCACCGAAGCCGAGTTGCTACAGCGGATTGTGAACGGCGAGCGGATAAGCAACTACGAAACCCAAAGGTTGCGTAAGGACGGCAGCCGGATCGACGTCGCCGCGACGGTTTCGGCGATTAAGGACAGCGACGGCAAGGTCATCGGCGCGTCGAAGATAGTGCGCGACATCACGGAGCGCAAGCGTATCAAGGCCGCGTTACGGGAAAGCGAGGCTAATTTCCGCAGGTTGTTCGATGTGGCGCCGGTGCCGATGGCATTGGTCGCCGCCGACGGTAGCATGTTGGCTTTGAACCAGTCTATCGCTCGCTCCTTTGGTTACACCTTGTCCGATATCCCAACCGTCGAAGATTGGTGGCGCAAGGCGTATCCCGATCCGGTTTACCGGCAATCGGTTTTCGACAGCTGGCAGAATTTGCAGCGGCGCGCGGCAGAGCAGCAGGCCCCAATCGAGTCCCTCGAATATCAGGTGACCTGTAAAAACGGCGAAGTGCGCACCGCGATCATCTCCGGCATTACGATGGGCGACAATTTATTGGCATCGCTGGTGGACATCACCGAACGTAAGCGTGCGGAAGAGACGCTACGCAAATTATCTCTGGTGGTCGAGCAAAGTCCTGAGAGCATCGTTATCACCGATCTGGACGCGCGCATCGAATACGTCAACGAAGCGGTGATCCAAACTACCGGCTATTCGCGCGCGGAGCTGTTGGGCCAAAAAGCCAGTCTTTTGAAATCGGGCAAGACCAAGCCCGAGTATTTCGTGGAGCTTTGGGATAATTTGACTAACGGCCGGTCCTGGCAGGGTGAATTTATCAATAAGCGCAAGGATGGCCGCGAGTTTGTGGAGTCGGCTATCGTGGCGCCGATTCGCCAGCAAGACGGGCGGATTAGTCATTACATGGCGATCAAGGACGACATCACCGAGAAGAAACAGATGCTTCAAGAGTTGGAGAACTATCGCGAACATCTGGAAGAATTGGTCGTTGAACGCACCGAACAGTTGGCCGATGCGATGCAAGCGGCGGAAGTGGCCAATGTATCGAAAAGTGCATTTCTGGCGAATATGAGCCACGAAATCCGCACGCCGATGAACGCCATTATCGGTTTGACGCATTTGCTGCAAAATACCACGCTGGATGCCAAGCAGCGTGAGCAGCTGGCCAAGATTTCCGTCGCTGCCCAGCATTTACTGGGCATCATCAACGACATTCTGGATTTCTCCAAGATCGAAGCCGGCAAATTGGTTTTGGACATCGGCGATTTCGATCTTGACCAGGTTTTTAAAAATTTGAACGACCTGATTTGCGACCGCGCCGCCGAAAAAGGTTTGGAGGTGATAAACCGCATAGACCCGGCGCTACCGGCGGTGTTGCGGGGCGATGCGCTACGGCTGGGGCAAATTTTGCTTAATTTTGCCAGTAATGCCGTCAAGTTTACCGATGCTGGGCACATCGTGTTTCGGGCTAAATTGATAGCCAAAAATCCGGCGGGGATTGTGGCACGATTCGAAATCAGCGACACCGGCATCGGTATGAATGCCGAGCAATGCAGCCGGTTATTTCAAGCCTTCGAGCAGGCGGATTCCACCACGTCGCGCCGCTTTGGCGGCACAGGTTTGGGGTTAGCTATCAGCAAACGCCTGATCGAAATGATGGGCGGCACGGTGGGAGTGGCGAGTGAGTTGGGACGCGGCAGTACGTTTTGGTTGGAGTTGCCTTTCGAGTATGCCGTGGGTTCCTCGCAGCAACTACCTAAGCCGGATATTCGTAAAGGTTTAAAAGTATTGGTGGTAGACGATGTGGCCGAGGCCCGCGAAGCCATCGCCCACATGCTGACTCGGTTCGAAGCGCGGGTGAGCGTGGCCGATTCCGGCTTGGCGGCCGTGCAAAATGTTGTCGATGCCCAGCAAACCGATTCACCATTCGATCTGGTATTGATGGACTGGATGATGCCGGGGATGGACGGCATTCAAACCGCGCACCGGATGGGCGAACTGTTTGGCGAGTCCTTACCGAAAATTGTCCTGGTGACTGCCTATAGTTACGACGGTAGCGCCGAGGAGTTGCGCAGCGCCGGGATTGTTGGGCATCTCGCCAAACCGGTGACGCTGTCAGCCTTACACGATACGATTGCCGGCGTACTGTCGGGATGGCGGCAAAAAACGTCTGCTGATACGCGGCGTCCCGACCTATCCAGCCTGAAAGGCCGGCGGGTGTTGTTGGCCGAAGACAATCTGATCAATCAGGAAGTGGCTTTGGAGTTGTTGCAAGAGGCCGGTTTAGTGGTCGATTTGGCTGAAAATGGCCGCATCGCTTGCGATATGGCCGCTAAACAGCTTTACGACCTAATTCTGCTGGACGTGCAAATGCCGGAGATGGATGGCATCGCCGCCAGTTTGGTGATTCGGCGCATGCCGGGGCGGGAAAAGACGCCGATATTGGCCATGACCGCCAATGCGTTCGACGAAGATAGACGCGCTTGCCTGAGCGCCGGGATGAATGACCATATTCCCAAACCGGTCAATCCTGAGGTGCTGTACGACGTGATGTTACGCTGGATGCCGCCTTTGCCGCCCGCACAATCGGCCCAAGTTCATAAAACCTCGGATGAGCAAAACGACGGCAACGCGGCCCTGCACGAGCGCTTGGCGAATATCCCGGGCCTGGATTTACAGGCCGGTTTGCACAATCTACAAAACAAGCTGCCGTTTTATTTGCGCCAGTTACGCCATTTCGCGCAGCGGCATGCGGCCGAAGCCGACAATATCCGGCAGTTATTGGCGGTGGGCGATTGGGAATCCGCACAAAGAGCCGCGCATTCCCTTAAAAGCAGTGCCGCAACTTTGGGAATAACCCACATCCGGCAGACCGCCGAAGGCATCGAAATGGCCTTAAAACAGCAAGCAGCCGCTGCGGCCGATTCCTTGCAGCGTCCGCTCAAACAATTGACTGAGCAACTCGCCTTGTTTATTAAGCAGATTCTCGATGTGTTGCCGGCTGAACGCGCGCTTCAAGAGATTTCGCCGTCCACCTATTCCGAGGAAGCTCTGCGTGCGGTGGTCGAAGGCCTTCGGATATTACTGGAGGAGGGCAATATTCAATCCCAAATTTATGTACAAAACCACCGGGAGCAACTACGGCAAGCTTTCGGCCACGAGGGTGTCGCGTCTTTGATGCGGCATGTCGAGGTGTTTGCTTTCGATCAAGCCTTGGACGTTTTGCAGCGCGATCCGCACCTTTAG